From Gossypium raimondii isolate GPD5lz chromosome 11, ASM2569854v1, whole genome shotgun sequence:
gttgttgttgttgctccTCGTTGTTCCTTTCTCTTCGTCTTTAACCGTCGGGTCGCAACGGAATTTCACGACGACGGCCATCCTATTACCTTCCGAGTCGGCCGACGCATGTGGCAGTTCGCCCCGTCCTTATTCATGTCCAGTCAATTGCTTTAGAACCGATCCCGTTTGCGGTGACGACGGAGTTACCTATTGGTGTGGATGTGCCGATGCTCATTGCTCCGGTGCCAAGGTTGCCAAGATAGGATTCTGCAATGTCGGTAATAATGGCGGAACTGGATCTTTCCCTGGTCAGGCTTTACTTTTGTTGCATATAGTTTGGCTCATTGTTCTAGGCTTCTCTGTTTTCTTTGGCCTAATCTGACTCTCTCCtcctcttttttgtttttctttataagAACGAAGATtttaattcaactttttttagTCACCATTGATCTCAGTGAAAATGTATCCTTCCATTTCCTGCCTTTCACGTCTCTAGccatttcaattttctttttatcaattatttcgaatttaacatttttaaaacctataaacaatcaatttattCATACCGTATATGATATAACAACTATAATACAGATTTAAtccaatttttaagtttaatttggAATCAAACCTCATTGAAGATTTCGGGCGGCTCGATACTTTTCCCTCCAACAAAGCTTTTgcttttaaagtaaaatttgattGCATTTGAACGAATTTTAAGGctaatatttcaaattgagCCGTTTGAGCGCTTGATTTGATTACATTCAAAACGTAATAAATTTGTGTGTAACTTAGTTTATAGTTAAAAACGGATAggtgtaaaataataaataaagatgGCACAATTAAGAATATTTAACTAACATGATTAGATATGTCGTTCAATATATCTCATTCTCAAACAGAAAAATGTTACTCATCTTTTGATTTTAGAGGTTTTAGCTCAATAAACTGTTACAAACTCTCATTCaccaaatattataattagagGATTTGACTATCCAATCTTCCGTTTGTGCTCAAATTAGCTAAAAAAACTCAGAACTCTGTATCAAATTCTTGTTAGATTCCATAAGCAAAAGAAATGGATTCAAATTGCTTTTATCAATCCTAACATCACCCAAAACCTAACCTTTTACTTTCAAAATGTTCGAAATAATCATCTTTGTACTAAGTAGATACAATGACCCAGAAATACAGTTCTACTCTTTCTTCTAGGAGCCTGTTTTATAGCTCGGTGGAGAGACGTTTAGACGAGAACGTTGGCAGAAACATCACTAAAACTGGGCTTTTGTACATGGTGAGAGCTTGAGAAATACAGTTCTACTCTTTCTTCTAGGAGCCTGTTTTATAGCTCGGTGGAGAGACGTTTAGACGAGAAACATCACTAAAACTGGGCTTTTGTACATGGTGAGAGCTTGAGCAACCGTGTTGTAGAACTAGGAAGCAACATTGTTGTTACCCTATCAATGAGCATAAAGGACAAGTTCAATAAGCATCGATATGTCCCCAGATATATCCCTTTCACGTCCTTGACAATGTTACTGAAAGCTTGAATGTACTGCTCTACGATCCTCGAACTTGTTGCCTGTAAAATAAGCCATAATTTTGAGATCTCATTTTTCTACTCGGCAATGAGCAGGTCATTGGTACCTCTCGTCTCGTCTACAAATGATTTTGGCCTTAAAACAGTTTATGATTCACTTAAATGACAAATGCTATATATTACAGCATATAACAATACATAGAACAGATCAATATGTCCTACAATTGAACCGAGCTTTTAAACGGTAAGTCATCAGTATGTTCCCTCTATCTGCAAAATCCAGAGAACTAATGAGGCATTAAATCTTTATACTAGCGCAAACACCGGGAACGGAGATCTCCTCAGCAATACCTATTTGACATTTACAAGTATCGAAACGAGGCCAACATGTTTACGGAGCTTCTATATGCAACCAGATAAAAGTAATCACCTATATCCATGCCAATTATGATTAATAAAAAGCCCAATCATTTGTTTTAACATAAGGACCAGTTACAAGTGGATATCACTTACCTTGTGCTCAGTTAACCTGATCCATTCTCGTAGCCTCAGAGGCTAAGATCACAGCGTTTTTCATACCATCAGAAATGTTGATGTTGGACTGTCTTTCTCATGTTGTCTAAATCAACCGTAAAAGAAGTTGATACGGTGCCACTAGACACTACTGCATTACCTTTGGATTCAAGAACCTGAGCTCTCTTTTTATGTTCTGCTTCTGCTTGCATTTCCGTAGCTGCCTTCACTCCACGAGACAAAGATATATCCCCTGGGATGGCAGGGAAGTTGAGTATATGAACCATGCATGGTGAACACGGAGAATGACCTGAGCTGAAAATATTGGCTAAACCGTACTCGCTTATCTAATAACAGAGACAATGAACGCCGAGTCTTTTGCAGCCACATTGATGGCCTCTTGCAACAGTCGTGCGCTGCAATTCGAGTATGATATGAGATTGATGCAGTATCGTTCCAACCACTTTGGCACTTTCCCAATTATTTGTTGGTGGAAAATTGCCGCGTACATTTAACAAACATTAGGCATAAATTTGTCGACATGTCATACGGGACAAAAGCTTTGACGCAGAGATTAATCATGGAACCTTTAGTCAACACATCAAATAAGCTACTATATATTATACAGTTTTCAACTTGACACCAAAGGCAGGCACCATTGAAGACATACCTTAGCCTTCCTTAGATATAAGTTAATCAATGGTGAATGAAAAAACAATCATAATACATTCCACACAAAGTGAAAACAACATCCTTATAACCAAGAGAAAGTCACAAAGACTCACATTTACAGCTTATCTAAAGAGAGAAAGGATTCACAGAGAGGCTTGACCTATGTCGTCGTCTGATTTACAGTTGAAGACTAATCCTATTCGGACCGAGATGGTATTCAGGTAAAATTCTCCCCTCTATTGGGGACCACTACAAGATTCCAACTCTGTCTAAATGCCCGGAGAAGAATTGCCAACAATCTATTGATACTTGACCAATATTGATAGAGTCAGACTTGCAATATAAACTCAATTCATTTCTACGGTGGGTTGATTCATGAaagttaaatatgttaaatttcaataatcataataataataaagcatgGGAGAAACAAAGAAGGAAAACGAACCACAATTTTTTCATTGAGAGTATCCCTCTCTTCGATCCACTAGAATTGATGAACGGTAAAGCCCTTTTAAAACCCATTGAACTGGGGGGAAAACCCAGAATCTTTTCTGCATGTTCTAGCAGTACAATGAAATGACTATTcagatttgattaaaaaataaatttatttttattcttttagtaTGGGTGAGTGATATTCAGGGGTGGGCAGAGTTGAGATTCCAATCTCCAGTTGCttaggtttaaaaataataattatttaaatttaattataaatttatattaatattgaagatagaattatttttattaattgagccaataaatattgaaattataaatgcAAGTTCAACCCAGAGTCTCACAAGCTCATCATCACCTCCActcttatattaaaattaaacataaatattaaacttatttttattacataaataaatttaattaatgatcATATAAGTGGTCATACCActcataatataaattttaattcatccgatgaaaaatttataagaaattttaaaaaatataattctattcaatcaaattttaccTTGTTTCAAACCGATTTTTGATCTCGTTGGTCCGGTCGAATGGTCTAAATCAATTATGAACACACCAGTAAAACATACTCTCTAGTTTGATTGATGAATTTACTTTGTTcaatattttggaattaaatcaataatcaaattgatCAAATCATTACATTTTTcagtttaattaattcaaaataaataaaaattataaaaaaaccaattcaattaatttgtaTCCACTTACAAACTAATAGGTTTTTTTGGAACATTGATTGAGCCCTAGTCTTGCATTCTATAATTTTGCATGCAAAAGTTTTTACTTGTAGATTAAGCAATGAAATGGTAGGGTATTTGATTGATTGTTTGGGAACTCAAAAAACCTGTCTCTGTTGAACACGACAGCTTTGTTGACCGCCGCGCTTAGGACTATGttctactttatttatttactacaTACATTTTGGGCTATTCAATTAAACTGATGACAATAGTGGGCAactttttcaataaataatctaaaatgcAATATTCGACTTTTCGACATTAAATTTAAAGTCaagttgtattaaatttttaaataaaagtaagttttttttttattttatttaaaaaatattgtgtttattatcactttatattaaataatataacacTTGTAAAAGAGAAATTTAGATAACAATATCAAGATTCAAACCAACatcgagaaaaaaattaaaactttcaatttaatcattcaatttattttgagattcattttaaatttataattataatattttttatcgaGCTGTTGTACAGTTAATTCATAACATAAATGTAATATTGTTTGATAAGCTAAAAAAAGTATGTATTGagaaattaagtattaaaattttatattttacttattttcaaacatttcacattattaaacaaaataaaattttaaatgtagaATATTTAAAAgacaatataatatttaaaaataaaataattttaattgataaatatatacttatttatttacctatcatttccaatttttaataaaaattatgagttatataaaaattaaatcactgAAAATATTaggaatatataaatatatttaataaatttaaaataaagttttattaataaCATGGTAGACAtaattatgatataaaataaaaagaactgATTGTCCCTTAATTATTTaccataagaaacaaaaaacattCTTCCTTTCAAATCTAACCAGAAAAATGGTTCAGTAATTACCCTTTTCATACTTATTTTCATCAGTGTGGAATGAATCATTTTCCAGTTACAGTTTTGTGGGTGAAAATTATAATTCACTTCTTTTCACGATCTTCAATTTCAAGTttcttaataaatattcaacaaattaattgatattatatttagatattgttttattcattat
This genomic window contains:
- the LOC105801859 gene encoding uncharacterized protein LOC105801859 is translated as MVTLFSIQFHEPSLTLLLLLLLLVVPFSSSLTVGSQRNFTTTAILLPSESADACGSSPRPYSCPVNCFRTDPVCGDDGVTYWCGCADAHCSGAKVAKIGFCNVGNNGGTGSFPGQALLLLHIVWLIVLGFSVFFGLI